In Rosa rugosa chromosome 4, drRosRugo1.1, whole genome shotgun sequence, the genomic stretch ctttgtattgggggccaatgatgactgctttatttattgacggactgaaaactgctattccaaagtaaatgtagtgttaaattgcagtagtcgataaatgaaaaaaattgtgtggtttgtgtcagtctagtggggggcagtacacagaatattgaccctcataatgtgtgtttttagacattatctgttgttttgagtgtgaataacttctataatctgtgaaacataggaagcggtgtaatgtttgatggtctattggggggtagtagacacattagtgccacccaataatgtctttcttaggagacagtaatcatctcttgttgattataaaatgatcattttggttttgtttgtgataaagtgcaatacactgtgaatccttgaaactagtgcaagttttaatggtttagtggggggcagtagacacattactgcccccaaataatgtcttcatacgaagtcagaacccttcacttaactatcattgacagattattgtactttaataaactcaaaacaacataagacttatcaaaactctaatttcagtgattaattaaccacagttaagaaattagtggggggcaataatctgtctattaccccccaatagaccacagttttgatgtcgtccgagacctgcaagcgaagcccagacccgattccggcgtggagcttcggagcttcccggacatctgacgaacaaaaccggcgaagcccaaaggggttgggatcgtggagttagATGGTatcatcctctggtggtccgacggtgggacagagcggcggcggtggaggccgacatcgacagtggagtggtgggcgtggtggctcagagagagagagagagaaagagagcctgagacgaggttagagaaagagagagaaagagagagagagagagaaatcgatgagggggaggagagagagatatgagtgtaatttgttaattaaaatgagggcaatactgtcaaacactgttagattgggtaaatggggttaaaaaactcttggtggagtaagtgggcaatttttggccaaaaattgggtaagtggtcatggCCCCTACTTTATTCATATTGGTTTATTCTATTATGTATTTGgacaaaacaaagaagaagaaaaacaaagttcAATGTGTATTTCTTTATTCTATTAATTAAATAAGTAGTATATTTGGACtaaaaaagaaaactctaagctAGCGACTTTGAATAGATTATAAAGATGAAGAAAAGTTCAATGTAAAAAAAATATTCTAGCCCAGCAACTGAAGTTGGGTTTCGAACCTTGGTTGGGTggaaaaaacaatgaaaaagcTCCCCGTAACCACTGGGCTAATGTTTCTCTTTAGTGTCATTGTTTCAATAAATAGACAAATCAGAGGCCCCCAGGAACCGGTGGCCTGAGACGGCTGCCTCACATGGCAGCCCTcaaggccggccctgagggAGAGCGGCGCTCTCATGCTAGGGTTCTTTTTATCTTGAAGAAAAGTTATATCTATTTTTGCTTTTTACCTTGATGCTGGAGAGAAACTAGCTCTCCCAAAATGCACGCATTGCCACATTTATGTAGGGGTGGCTCAAATTGCCGAACCTGCCGCAACCGACCGGAAACCGGCCGGACCGGAGGTGTCGGCGCCGACAAATACGGCAACCGGTGAATCGGTACCGGTAGTACCGTACCGAAGCTAGGAACTCGGCTCGGGAGTGGTACTGCAGAATGTATAGGTTCGGTAATACCGAACCAGCCGAAATAAAAGTTTTTGGTTTAATTCCAAAAACTCCTACCCATTTTGCATCTGTCATGCATTTGCCAACCTCAATGAGAACTCAAGCCACTTACCATTAGACCACAAGCTCGCTTGTGACTGGTTGTGCAAAAACACATTTAATTGCTCATGAAGAATAATAAGTTTCTCACCTTCCATTTCTTCCAAAAGCGACTCTTTCTTTTATTCactcttccttctccttcttccagaAAGTCAGaaacgactctctctctctctctctctctcttcatttctgacttttgttcttcttatattcttgttcttcttcctccattttctcaTCATTTTTGTTATTCATCCTTCCACTTCTTCTTTCACCTCTAGATATGAATCAAAGATCGGATCTCCAACTGAATTCTAGATCTGGAATCAGGAGGGTTGCtgttctcctctcactctcagctTCATCCATCACCACAACAGAATCAACTctgttctctttcttcttcagttcttcctcttttgttttttcttcttttctctattCTTCCACCTCTgtactctttcttctttctgtttcttcttcctcctcatacTGCATTCTTTCAAATACCGGCCAAAACCGACCGTTGAAATCGGTAAACCGAACTTCCGGTAACCGAAAGCTCCGGCACGGTTACGGCAACACATTTGGTGAAACCGAAGACTTTCGGTCGGTATTCGGCTGACGCCAAAAAATCCGGTAACCGTACCACGGCCAGCCCTACATTTATGTATGCATATACCAAATGTAAGTTTTGAGTCGAGAGATCGAGTCTAATTATCTTTTCTTGCCATACTTGCTAGCAATTCTATACTCAAATGTAAGTGTTAGGATCAGAGTTTGGGCTCTGGTAACGCAGATCAGAGAGAGGACAAAAGAGAGAAATACATACAACGACGAAAGTGAGAAAGAGAACGAGAAAGGAAACCGGCAGACGGTGGCCGGAAGAATTTGGACCGAGGGCCTGTGAACGGCCGAGGAGGGAGTGGGTTGCTGCCATTGTTGATGGTGGTGAGGTTTTTCTGTTTGGGGTTTTAGGTCTGATTTCTGAACACAAAGATCGGAATATAAGAAgagcttggtttttttttttttttgattcgaAAAAATTGGAACGGGTTGTAAATTTGTCTACTTGGACTCCAATTATATCGGAAAGTATGAGAGAatgagttgtactttcattgataatagaagtCTCTTTATATAGGATTACAAGCAAAGAATTTGAGTCTTACAAGGTAACTGAATCATACAATGGTTGAAATATCTCCTCAGACAAGTAATCAGAGTTTAACTCCTTGCAGATATcggtaagactaaccctattacaactcagacaagtaatcAGAGTTTGGGCCGGCCTTAAAtagtattttaattttaatctGCATAAATGAAAACTTGTCTGTTAATGTCTACCAtaatatatagaagaaaatgaaaaaatagagAGCTAGATTGAGGTGggggtgtttctaaatgtacccaggaAACTTCTTAGTATACCAagaaaatttatttgtttttaaatatatctaaataactgtttcaaaaaaaaaaaaatctaattaaACCAATTAATTTCCCAAACTGCTCTTATCTTGTACCCAACAAAAAAAAGACAACGATGAAACTTTAAAACGTAGGTACTGTGGCTGTGTTTGGTACAAGTACAACCGATTGGATTTGATTAGAAATCCAAATATGATCAAGCTTGACTAGATTGGAGTTCGAGAGGAGGTTTAGACTTAATGTGTCATATCCCCGACTATATCCATTTTTGAAAAGGAGTTTCGTATATGACTAGATTTGGGAGGTAAGGTGGTTTGACggtgttgaaacttgaaagtaagATAGTGAGAGGGACAAAGAGATCGATGGACAGACAGAGTTCATGATTATTGTTCTGGCTTTTATTGGAAGAAAGAAGGGGAAGAGAACCCTTTATTCCATCTTTCCATACCATTCCATGCTTTGTGTCATTAATTGTTCTCTTTCAAGATAGAGGAAGAGTTCTTATTACCTCCGAATTGTCGACAAATGTCTTACTTTTTTGTTATTTCCTTGATGATTATTCACACAACCACAATCCATATTGAGGAAGGGTGAAACCCCATATAACATATCCAGTGATCCAGATGATTTTCAGTTTCCCATGCTTTGGCAAAGCTCATCGCTACTAGTTCGTTGGAGACAACTGTCCCAGTCCTTATGTAATCAAACTCTTCTATTCCAATTGCAGGAATTCCTCCATTCTCTATAGATTAGCATATATCCCACAAATTCCATCAAAGCGGACATGAAATGAGAGGTCCAAGGGTTGTGATCAAAGGACACGACCTAACACTGGGAAGATTTCATTGTTGTGTTTCTTTTAGGTACTGGGTGCAAGATAGGGTTAGTTTGGGAAATTTGGTGGTTTagctataaatatatatatatatatatatatatatatatatatatatattgaaaattagatatatatatatatatatatatatatatatatatatatatttttaaaacaaataaatttgctGTGTGCGTTAAGAACATTGCTGGATAtatacatttagaaacacccttGAGGTGGGGGTGAACTAGTTAATATCTACCGTATGTGAACTTGCTACGAGCTGTGGAGATGGATTTTTTTAGTGGGTTTTTGTGGTGAGAGGAAAATGAGAGAAGATTGGTAATTTGGAAAAGTAAAAGGCACACAACGTGAAAAAGAGTGAACGAAGGCTATCATGATTTTTACTGATCAATTTGATTAACGTTCGCGTCACTGAAAAAAGATCTTAATAAATTTGAAAGTACACCACATAATGCTGAATAAATGCTTAGAGAAACCTATTCAGGCTTAGTATTTGATACTATTATCCGTCATTGGTGCTTCATTAATTCAGTTTCGGTGAGAACCTTGATCCAAGACCTGATAAgtttaaccactgcaagtggcctagtggttcttgcctagttgggtgtgctccccaacctaggttcgaaccccgaagctgtcaaagtggcgaggcactgtgctgcaatgcacagttggagcatttcacatgcgccgaaggggtttatcttgggcctaggaagcctttgggttccccttgacaaagtcaaaaaaaaaaaaaaaaaaaagacctgatcataagttttttttttttggattctaCCCATTACCACTAGACGAGACCATCACAGTTCATCACTAATCAAAACCACCATATAGGAGACTGGTTGTCAACAAGGAAGCCCCAACATGGACCGCATATACCTTCTCTTGATCAAGATCCCATCGAAGAGCCAATAATCAAACCCTGACCACCAAGGTACCGGAGGTGAGAATTCTCGCTGTAGGCGGCCATCGCTGAGTCCACGAATGAACTCAAGAAACCTAGTTGGCCGAGCGCTCAAATCCCATACTGGACTAGGTTTTGGCATACAGGCATTCAATCAAACTTAACTAATTACGATTGCAATTGGGTGCTTCGATATAAGGGATAAGATAGTTGTTGTAAAGTAGTGAACACGTTGTGAAACTCAAGTACAGCGTTTGCCGAGTTCTCTTCAAGTTCATTTGCTACTACAAATTAATCaacaaattaatcaaatcatccaaaagttgtggtttcgattatattttgttcaaatacaaagtaAAAGCTCAAATTCTAACACATAATAAGTCAGTCTTCAATTGGATTGAGGACTTGCCCAATGAACAACACCGATCCAGTGGTTTCTTCTCTGATAAGAAAAAGGAAGGGATGATCTGCCACAAAGTCTATCCTCTTCTCCTGACTCCAAGTTGAACCCGTTTGAACAGCAACCGTAACAGCAGCAGCTTCTGTACCGTCCTCATTAACATCAATGAATGATCCATGTTGTATGTGGGAAACATATAGGCTATCACTCATAGGTGAGTCCACCATCTCTGTAAAACCTCCAGGAACAAAAGGCAACTCCAACCCTAAAGTTTTCAGAACTTTGGAAGCTTCAAATCTACAAGAATACGTGAACTTTGGCATTTTAAAGGCACCAACTTCAACTGTTTTGCGGGGAAGATGCCGATCTAAGAACCCAGACTCGGAAGAAAATCTCTCAACTAAAGCTGGCAACCCATCTCTTTCATTCGGAAGAAACACATACATGGAGAAACACTTCTCACGATCTTCACCTTGTTTGTAAGGGAGTTTCAAAACTTTGAAACTGTCAAAAACACTTATATACCGCCTTCCCCAACTTGTTATCCACTCTGTCATAAAAGGAGCCTTAACTGAGTTCCCATTGAGAAGGTGAAAATCATACTCTTTTGTTCCTAATGCATCAAAGCTGTCCTTCCAATCTCCTTTGAAGTATAATGCATTTGCGAGAATGAGTCTCGTTAGGCTGTCAACTGAGCCAGAAGCAAGAATATCTTTGATGCGACCATTAGTCTCCTTCTCGGCCCATGAATTCACTTCCATTCTAACTTCATCCGACTTGCCGTTGAAATCAACTTGCTTTAAGGCAGCCCTGTAAGCAGCGTCCACTACCTGTTTGAAAGAAGGCTTGACGGGAAGAGACTTGTCTACCCAAGCGCCATTGGTGAATGACAAGCTAGGCCCGCCATTTGGTGATTCTTTCGCGAAGAACAGAGGCATGAGAGTAGAGGCTAGATAGTTGAGCTCTTGGGTGGACTTGGACCTGAGGAAGGTGAGCAACTGGTCCTGTGTAGGGCCGTTTGACCCGGCGGCTAAAAGGCTGAGAACCATGTGGATGGATAGCGGCGAGTACACCATATTTTTGTTCTTGGCTTCAGTACTCAAAAACAGCTGCTTCATGATAGTAAAAGCCACCTCGGTCTGGTTGCTGATGTATGTTTGAACTCTGAAATTCAGAATGCAAATTGTCAATTGCCTATTTGAACATAATCTATACCAAGCTTGAAAACACTTCTTGAAATTGAAATTCGTGGATCACTCTGAGTATCACACTATCAGATCAAACAAATTTCACACTATCAGATCAATCAAGTTTCACTTATTTAGAACACTACACAATCTGTAACTATATACCACGAACACAATTTTGTGACTGACCTAGAAATCACTATTAAACTATGGTAAATCCGTTAACTATCTGCACATGATCAATATTCTATAATACAACGAAAAGTAGAGCAGATAATTGTGAACAAGCCAACGCAACAACAGTAAACTATCAAACCGTCACAATCTTGGTTCAGTTCTGAGCCTAATATGAATTTAACATTAAGAAATTAGGGAGGTAAAGAGGGCCATACCTAGCTTTCTGGGTCTGGTTCATTGAACTCCACGGGATCGGATTGATATGGTCATCGGCGTTGAAAGTGTTAGGATCGGAGTTTGGGCTCTGGTAACGCAGATCAGAGAGAGGACAAAAGAGAGAAATACATACAATGACGAAAGTGAGAAAGAGAACGAGAAAGGGAACCGGCAGACGGTGGCCGGAAGAATTTGGACGGAGGGCCTGTGAACGGCCGAGGAGGGAGTGGGTTGCTACCATTGTTGATGAGAGAatgagttgtactttcattgatgatAGGAGTCTCTTTATATTTTATATAAGATTACAAACAAAGAATTTGCGTCTTACAAAATAACTGAATCATACAATGATTTAAATATCTCTGTAGATATCGCTAAGACTaactctattacaactcagacaactaacatttaaaaagaaaaaaaccttgTATTACTAAAAAAGACGGCCTTAATAAGTTTGAAACTTACTGAGGCCTCGGATCATATTTTTACTGAGGCTTAGTATTTGATACTATTCTCTTTTATTGGTGCTTCATTAATTTAATTTCAGAGAGAAACTTGATCCgagaaagaatttttttttttttttttggattctaCCCATTACCACTAGACGAGACCATCACCAGTCCACCACTAATCAAAACCATCACATAGAAGAATGGTTGTCAACAAGGGAAGCCCCAACATGGACTACATATACCTTCTCTTGATCAAGATCCCATCAATGAGCCAACAATCAAACCCTGACCACCAAGGAACGGGACTTCTCGCTGTAGGCGGCCATCGCTGAGACCACGAATAAACCCAAGAAACCTAGGTGGCCGAGCTCTCAAATCCCATACTAGACTAGGTTTCGGCATTCGCGCATTCAAACAAGCTTAACCAATTACAATTGCAATTGGGTGCTTCGATGTACATCTACATGTAATGGTGAATACGTACAATTTCTTTAGAGAATTTGGAGATGTTTAATACTTTAATTCAGCTAGCTTTCCATGAAGGATGAATGGACTAGCTCAATTGTAGCCTGTCATCCTAAAATGTCAAGTAATAAGGTCCAATAATCTTTCCAGTAATCTTTACAACAAATATATCTATGCGTAAGGAGGTAATACTTTGCAACTTCATTAGTCACTAGGATCAAACTCCAAAAGAAATAGCTGCAGGAATAGTTTCTCAACCAGAGTAGGGCCAGATTAATTTATAGAGTATGATGAAAATATAACACCAACATATTGCGAGATGCAATGGGAATGATTCAACAAGACGTAACTAAGAGGAAAAGGATCGATCGACAACGATAATCAATTGAGAAAAAAGGAAGTTAACATGACTAAAGTAAGAAAACCGAGAAAGGCCATCACTGATATAATAACTCAGTCTTCTATGATGGGATTGAGGACATGCCCGATGAACAGAACTGTTCCCGTTACTTCTTCTCTGATAAGGAAAAGGAACGGGCCTGCTGCCACAGAATATATCGGAGCAGGAGGTGTGGTTGGTGGCAACAATGCACATTCCATATGTTGGTGCCAATTTAGGCATCAACGAGTCAATGGAAGTTCCGTTGAAATCCAAGTGTAAAGTGGTGGGGTTGTTTTCTTCAAGTGGGCCTATCTTTCCCTTCGATTAGTTTGACTACGTGAGTAGCCCTGGTCGTCCACTTGTGACTGAAGGTATGCCCTGGTGGTCCTGTGCCTAGCCTTGGTCGTTCACCTCTTGTGACTGAAGGTATGGCCTcgggcttccttcacctgatgttgggtcTCCAAGCTACCTTGTTTGGTGGAACTGGTAGTCTAGTCTCGGACTTCCTCCACCTGATGCTGGgcctccaagctccttgttgggtgaaactgatagtctcgcctcggacttccttcacctcatgttgggcttccaagctcttttcttgggtggaactgatggcctcacgtcgggcttcctctacctgatgttgggcttccaagctccttgttgggtgaaactgatagtctcgcctcggacttccttcacctgatgctgggcttccaagctcctttcttgggtggaactgatggcctcacgtcgggcttcctccacctaatgttgggcttccaagctcttTTCTTGTGTGGAACTGATGGCCTCACGTCGGGCTTCCTCCACCTAgtgttgggcttccaagctcttTTCTTGTGTGGAACTGATGGCCTCACGTCgggcttcctccacctgatgttggccttccaagctcctttcttgggtggaactgatggcctcacgtcgggcttcctccacctgatgttgggcttccaccACCTTGAGTTGGCGGAGCTCTATGGAAAGGACGATGCATTTTGGCATAGCTTtcggagagaagagagagttgaAGTCCCTTCTGCTTGTGAAAGAGCAGTATTTATAGGAGAGGG encodes the following:
- the LOC133746314 gene encoding serpin-ZX-like, with amino-acid sequence MVATHSLLGRSQALRPNSSGHRLPVPFLVLFLTFVIVCISLFCPLSDLRYQSPNSDPNTFNADDHINPIPWSSMNQTQKARVQTYISNQTEVAFTIMKQLFLSTEAKNKNMVYSPLSIHMVLSLLAAGSNGPTQDQLLTFLRSKSTQELNYLASTLMPLFFAKESPNGGPSLSFTNGAWVDKSLPVKPSFKQVVDAAYRAALKQVDFNGKSDEVRMEVNSWAEKETNGRIKDILASGSVDSLTRLILANALYFKGDWKDSFDALGTKEYDFHLLNGNSVKAPFMTEWITSWGRRYISVFDSFKVLKLPYKQGEDREKCFSMYVFLPNERDGLPALVERFSSESGFLDRHLPRKTVEVGAFKMPKFTYSCRFEASKVLKTLGLELPFVPGGFTEMVDSPMSDSLYVSHIQHGSFIDVNEDGTEAAAVTVAVQTGSTWSQEKRIDFVADHPFLFLIREETTGSVLFIGQVLNPIED